From the Chryseobacterium fluminis genome, the window ATAAAATTTAAATAAGTTCAGGTAAAGTCATCTTTAAACGAATGATATAAGTTTTTTAAACAATAAAGGATAAGCTGCAAATGGTGCAGGTAACCAGGTTTTTTATAAGTGTGATTAAGGCATATTTATTAAATACCGTAAATAAAATTCCTTCCTGCCTGCGAGGTCTGCTGATTCAGAATGAAATCTGATGGTAGTGGCACGCTAAATAAGTATTTCCGTTTTTAGTTGCCTGACGCTTTCAAAAAAATTACCTTTGTTTTCAATAAATTTTACAGCAAAGCATGGAAAACAGTAAATATCCTAAATTTACATTCACATGGATCGGCGGAGTTGTTCTGTTAGGAGGATTATTCATAGGAACGATGTTTGTTTCTTTTTTCAGTACTTTTTGGAAAGTTGTTTTCGGTGAAAACCTGTCTCTTAAAGAATGGTACCTTGCTGCTGCCAATGCCGCCGGATTTTTAACAGCCATTGCATTTTTTGATTTTTTCATTGTAAGGCCTACCACCAAGAAGAAACTGAATTTCAATTTTTCACCTACCAATTTTTATACCTATCTCCTTATTTTTCCAATGATGACGGGGATGATGTTTATTGCAGAATTTATTACTTCCCAAATCCCGACCACAGGACCTTTTTTTGGAGAATATTATGAGTTTTTTAACCGGTTAATGGAGCAGCTGACCGAAGATCCTCTCGTGATGATCATAACTGCCGTAATCATGGCCCCTGTTTTTGAAGAGATTATTTTTAGAGGAATTATTCAGAAAGGCCTCATCAATAAAGGAGTGAAACCCTGGAAAGCCATTCTTTTTTCATCGCTGATCTTTGGATTGGTGCACGGAAATCCATGGCAGCTGGTAGGAGCTGTTCTGCTGGGCTGTGTTCTGGGCCTGGTGTATTATAAAACAAAATCTCTGCTGTTACCGATGCTGCTGCATGCCTTCAATAACCTATGCTCATCGTTATTGATCACATATACTAAAAATGAAAGTTTTGCAGATGCATTTAAAATATCTGAATGGATGATATTAACTATCGGAATTATGCTTTTTTCTCTGTTCTGTTATCTGTTTATAAAGAAATACAAAGTACATTATTCTGAAATTTAATTTAACGCAAATAATGCTACAGTACCACCGTTAATACTAAGGTTGGTTTTTTGTAAAATATTTGTACAGATCTTATTAATAAAAAAATGAAATTGGATATGGAATTACTGGTGGCTACTCACAACGAGCACAAAAAAGAAGAAATACAACAGATTTTAGGAAACGGATTTACGGTAAAAAGTCTTACAGATTATAATATTCACGAAGAAATTGTGGAAGATGGCGATTCGTTTCATGCCAATGCTTTAATTAAAGCGAAATACTGTTTCGAAAAAACAGGAATTCCAAGTCTAGGAGATGATAGCGGCCTTGTTGTAGAATCTTTAGACGGAAGACCCGGAATTTTTTCAGCGCGTTATGCCGGAGATCACGATTTTGCAAAAAACATCTCAAAAGTTCTGAGTGAAATGGAAGGTGTTGAAAACAGGACGGCCTATTTTATAACGGTACTTTGTTATTATGACGAAAGCGGACCCCGGTATTTTGAGGGAAGAGTGTACGGAAATCTATTAACTGAAAATAAAGGATTCAAAGGCTTCGGCTATGATCCCATTTTTGTCCCGGATGGTTATGGAATGACATTTGCAGAAATGAATCCTGAGGATAAAAACAAAATAAGCCACAGAAAAAAAGCTCTGGATTTATTTCTGGATTTTCTGAAAGATACGGAATAATCCAGGGCTTAGCTTAAGACAGGATTGCAGTTTCAGAGTTTCGATTTCAATTGAATATCAGCCATAGCCGCAAACCTTATTCTTAACCTAAATCCTTACATTTGTCATCTATTAAACTTTCGATTTGAGTACTTATTTAACGATATTAGGATTTAATTCAGCGATTCCGACAGTTAATTCTTCACCGACTTCACAGCTGCTGGAGATGGAAGAAAGACATTTCCTTATTGATTGCGGTGAGGGAACCCAGGTGCAGCTGAGAAAAGCCAAAGCCAAATTTTCAAGAATTAATCATATTTTTATCTCACATCTTCATGGAGATCACTGTTTCGGTCTGCCGGGACTCATTGCATCTTTCAGATTGTTGGGAAGGGATACTCCGCTGCATGTGTACGGTCCGAAAGGAATTAAAAATATGCTGGAAACCATCTTTACGATCACGGAAACGCACCGTGGATTTGAAGTGGTGTATCATGAGCTGGATAAAGATTATTCCGAGAAAATTTATGAAGACAACAGGGTAGAAGTATATACCATTCCTCTGGATCACAGAATCTACTGTAACGGTTATCTCTTCAGAGAAAAACCGAAAGACAGGCATCTGAATATGAAAGAAATTTCTAAATATGATGAGATTGAAACCTGTGATTATCATCACATCAAGGCCGGAAAAGATTTTGTTTTAAGTGACGGATATGTTCTGAAAAATGAGAAGCTGACCACCAGTCCGGATCCTTCTGTATCTTACGCCTTTTGCAGTGATACCAGGTATCTGGAAAGTATTATTCCGATTATTAAAAATGTGACGGTTCTTTATCATGAATCCACATTCTTGCACGATTTAAAAGAAATGGCAGATTATACCGGTCATACCACGGCTTTAGAGGCCGCAAGAATTGCCCGGAAAGCTGAAGTGGGCAAATTAATTCTGGGACACTTTTCAAACCGGTACGGTGATTTGACCGTTTTTACAGATGAAGCCAGAACGGTCTTTCCGAATACATTTTTACCGAAGGCCCTGGAGCCCGTGAAAATTTAAATGAACATGTTAAAATTTGAAGAGCTGAAAAGCTTCCTGGACGAAAAGGCAGATCAGTACAACAGTCCGGATTTCATTGAAAATGATCCTATCCAGATTCCGCACCGTTTTTCGCTGAAGCAGGATATTGAGATTGCAGGTTTTCTTGCGGCAACCATTTCCTGGGGAAACCGTAAGTCTATTATTAATTCAGCTGAAAAAATGCTGGCGGTTATGGGAGATTCTCCTTATGATTTTGTACTGAATTATTCTGAAAATGATCTCAGAAGCATTCAGGATAAAAGCATACACCGGACATTTAACGGGGAGGATTTTGCTTATTTTATCAGGCAGTTCGGCAGAATTTACAGAGAAAATGAAAGTCTTGAAAGCCTGTTCACCGTTAATGATACAGAAACGAACTTTCAACATGCCATTGAGAGATTCCGAATCGGTTTTCTGGAAACTGAAAAGCACAGAAGCCACAAACACGTTAGTTCGCCTTATAAAAACTCTTCGGCAAAAAGAATTATGATGTTTCTTCGATGGATGGTCCGGAAGGATAAGCGCGGCGTGGATTTTGGAATCTGGGAAAATATTGATCAGAAGCACTTATCTATTCCGTTGGATGTGCATACAGGAAATATTTCCAGAAAATTAGGCCTGGTTTCCAGAACCCAGAACGACTGGAAAACGGTAGAAGCACTGGATCTTGCTATCAGAAAGCTTGATGACAAAGATCCTGCGAAATATGATTTTGCATTATTCGGAATTGGAGTGACAAAAGAATTATTATAAATCGACACGATGAAAAAGCAGGAAGAAAAAATAGAGGTCTTAGAAAAAATTGCCAACGGTATTACCTGGTGGATTGGTTCCATTCCTTCCCTTATCGCGCATACGATATTTTTTATAGTTTGCTTTGTGCTTCCCCTGTTAAAAATTGTGGAATTTGACAAGATGCTTCTTATTCTGACCACCGTTGTTTCTCTTGAAGCGATTTATCTTGCCATCTTCATTCAGATGTCAGTGAATAAAAGCCACGAAAAAATTGAAGATATCCAGGAAGATATTGAGGAGATCAGCGAAGATATTGAAGACATTCAGGAGGACATCGAAGAAATCAGTGAGGATATCGAAGAAATTAATGAAGATATTGAAGACATTCAGGAGGATATTGAGGAAATCAATGAAGAAGAAGAGGATGAAGATCACGTAGAAAGAGCAAAAAATGTGATGCTCAAGAGCAATATCAATTCGAATAAAAACGAAATAAAAGCATTAAAAGATAAGATACTGGAACTTCAGAATAAAATTGAAGAATTGAATAAAGATTAAACTTACTTTCACCAATGGATCAGGTGGTAAAGAAATACCATAATTGAGGATACAGTTCTTACTGAGCCGGATCAGAAATGAAGATCATTTCCGGAAACGGTTTAAAAGAGATTTTTCTTACAGTACCTAATTAAAAAATTTCAGCATCAGATCAATCCATACGTTGGAAATTCCAATACCTGTTAACTAAAATCAAACCGTAATACGACAAGTCCTGTCGCTGTATCCGCCTGTCTGTTATTTCAGAAGTACAATTTCGCATCGTCCATTCACACCTGAAAAATAATATAAAATATTCTCAGCATAATTAATATTTTAAACACAATAAAGGCTGTCAATCAGATAATTAGCCTCTTTTTTCATTTTGCAGCATAAAGAATTGACATTGTTTTACAATTGATTTATTTTCGTGGGCAACGATATCAATAAAAACATAACAGATGAAAAAACAATTACTCTCGTTGGCCTTTTTCACTTTCACCTTTTCATGGGCACAGACCTGGAATACGACAGGAAACGCAGGCACAACTCCCGCAGGCAATTTTATAGGAACCACTGATGATAAAGAGCTTGTTTTTAAAACGGGGAATACCGAACGCCTGAGAATTTTTAGCGGTCCTTATGTTAACGGGATTACAATAGGAAACAGAAGTGCTGTGGGAACTCCCGCCGGGGGAAGATTAGAGATCACCACCGCTTTGTGCAGTGGCTGCTCATCCCGTTGGGCAGTACCGTCTGATGTAATCATCCGGACAATGGGCAGCAGAAATATGGAATTTCACATGCCTAATAATGCCGCGGAAGCGGATCCTGCTTCTGTGAGTACCCCGGGTTCTCCCGGGATTACAGCTTGAGAATGTATACAGCAGCTGGAACGGCGAATTGTATCAGGTTAAAAATCGCCTCACGGGCGCTGTGCTTTGGGAGCTCAAAGAAGCCAATGCCAAAGGTCAGGTGTTGAAGGCTAAATTAGGAGCAGCGGATGTTAATAACAGCTATGATGCCAATGGATTCTTAACCAATGTCAACCATTCATCAGCCGTAAAGCCAGGCATTTTACAGCTTTCCTACGCCTTCGATGCGATAAAGAATGAGCTAAGGAGCAGAACAACAGGCGGAGATTTTAATATAGTAGAATCCTTTGATTATGACGATAATAACCGTTTGGTCAACTGGACCAATCCGGTAACAGGGATTAAGCCTTCTTTAAACAGAAACGTTTATGATGTAAAAGGCAGGATCATGGAAAATGACCAGGTAGGAAAGATTAAATTTGAAAACTCAGCTAAAATTTACCAGCCTACGGGAATGACCTTAAATGCAGCCGGAACCCAGAATTATAATAATGACCTCATCCAAAGCATTGTGTATAATGAAAATAATGACCCTGTGTTTATCGATGGAGAGAAAGGAGATGCAGCCTTCCAGTATGGTTTAACTGCCATGAGACAAAGCGTTACCTACGGAGGAAACTTCAGTACTGATGGTGAAGGTAAATTTACAAAATATTACAGTGAAGACGGAAGCTATGAAGTGGTAAAAGACAATACGACCGGAAAGGAAAAGCACATCATTTACATTGGGGGAACTCCCTATGAATCCAATATTGTATATTTAAAGAACTTTACGGAGAATAGCGGTTCTTATAAATTCTTGCATAAAGATTATATCGGAAGTATTCTGGCCATCAGCGATGACGCAGGAAACAAACTGGAACAGAGACATTTTGATGCCTGGGGTAATTTTACACATCTTCAGATTGTTAACGGAGCCATCATTACAGACAAGAATCTTATTGATAATGCTTCATTGTTGTTAGAAAGAGGTTACACCAGCCATGAGCATTTTGCAGAGGTAGGAATCATCCACATGAACGGTAGATTGTATGATCCGCTGTTAAGAAGATTTTTAAATGCAGATGAGAATATTCAGGATCCTTATAATACCCAAAACTACAATAAATATGGGTATGCAATGAACAATCCTTTATTATATAATGATCCATCAGGAGAGGTTCTTCCGTTTTTAGTTGGTGTGGGATTAGGTTGGCTGGGTGCTACAGTACTTTCAGGAGCAATTATAGGAGCGGCTATAAGCGTTGGTATCTACGCTTTGCAGGCAACACTTACTAATAATTGGTCTTTTGGAGGATTTGCGAAAGCTCTATTGATAGGATCACTTACTGGAGCTGTATCTGCAGGAGCTGGAGAGATATTTAGTGCCGGTGGCTTTTGGTCTACAGTCGGGAACGGGGCAATTGCCGGAGCTGGCGGCGGCGGTATTACTTCATTAATTAATGGAGATAATTTTCTGGAAGGATTAGCAAAAGGTGCGGTGATTGGTGGTGCTGTCGCAGCGGTATCCTATACTGTAAATTATATTACAACTTCAGGTAATGAAAATAAACTTACTGAGGATGATCTAGGATTTGATGATAATACAATTTCTTCTGAACAACCATATAATGATAAAACCCTACATGAAATTAGACAAAAGAATTTTGGAACCAGAGGAATGAAAGATTGGGCTGTAAACTCTGATACAACTCATAGTGATCTCTATGAAATGAATTCTAATGGAGAATTTTATCAAGGCGATCCAAAAAATAGTTTTGTTGCTTATACAGATCCTAAACCCAATT encodes:
- a CDS encoding TIGR02757 family protein; the encoded protein is MLKFEELKSFLDEKADQYNSPDFIENDPIQIPHRFSLKQDIEIAGFLAATISWGNRKSIINSAEKMLAVMGDSPYDFVLNYSENDLRSIQDKSIHRTFNGEDFAYFIRQFGRIYRENESLESLFTVNDTETNFQHAIERFRIGFLETEKHRSHKHVSSPYKNSSAKRIMMFLRWMVRKDKRGVDFGIWENIDQKHLSIPLDVHTGNISRKLGLVSRTQNDWKTVEALDLAIRKLDDKDPAKYDFALFGIGVTKELL
- a CDS encoding DUF1003 domain-containing protein, which encodes MKKQEEKIEVLEKIANGITWWIGSIPSLIAHTIFFIVCFVLPLLKIVEFDKMLLILTTVVSLEAIYLAIFIQMSVNKSHEKIEDIQEDIEEISEDIEDIQEDIEEISEDIEEINEDIEDIQEDIEEINEEEEDEDHVERAKNVMLKSNINSNKNEIKALKDKILELQNKIEELNKD
- a CDS encoding RHS repeat domain-containing protein; its protein translation is MLWELKEANAKGQVLKAKLGAADVNNSYDANGFLTNVNHSSAVKPGILQLSYAFDAIKNELRSRTTGGDFNIVESFDYDDNNRLVNWTNPVTGIKPSLNRNVYDVKGRIMENDQVGKIKFENSAKIYQPTGMTLNAAGTQNYNNDLIQSIVYNENNDPVFIDGEKGDAAFQYGLTAMRQSVTYGGNFSTDGEGKFTKYYSEDGSYEVVKDNTTGKEKHIIYIGGTPYESNIVYLKNFTENSGSYKFLHKDYIGSILAISDDAGNKLEQRHFDAWGNFTHLQIVNGAIITDKNLIDNASLLLERGYTSHEHFAEVGIIHMNGRLYDPLLRRFLNADENIQDPYNTQNYNKYGYAMNNPLLYNDPSGEVLPFLVGVGLGWLGATVLSGAIIGAAISVGIYALQATLTNNWSFGGFAKALLIGSLTGAVSAGAGEIFSAGGFWSTVGNGAIAGAGGGGITSLINGDNFLEGLAKGAVIGGAVAAVSYTVNYITTSGNENKLTEDDLGFDDNTISSEQPYNDKTLHEIRQKNFGTRGMKDWAVNSDTTHSDLYEMNSNGEFYQGDPKNSFVAYTDPKPNFWNGRSTIHYSKSLFKSSERILKTMNHESVHAFGNTPAGMTFRLARKIDIDGIDLEHLAIRKAEWSFLRVNHLSSKGMNMLIESRIDIYYRRLAPSSKIIFDTMFKYINPLFSKKIIK
- a CDS encoding ribonuclease Z; translated protein: MSTYLTILGFNSAIPTVNSSPTSQLLEMEERHFLIDCGEGTQVQLRKAKAKFSRINHIFISHLHGDHCFGLPGLIASFRLLGRDTPLHVYGPKGIKNMLETIFTITETHRGFEVVYHELDKDYSEKIYEDNRVEVYTIPLDHRIYCNGYLFREKPKDRHLNMKEISKYDEIETCDYHHIKAGKDFVLSDGYVLKNEKLTTSPDPSVSYAFCSDTRYLESIIPIIKNVTVLYHESTFLHDLKEMADYTGHTTALEAARIARKAEVGKLILGHFSNRYGDLTVFTDEARTVFPNTFLPKALEPVKI
- a CDS encoding CPBP family intramembrane glutamic endopeptidase, whose protein sequence is MENSKYPKFTFTWIGGVVLLGGLFIGTMFVSFFSTFWKVVFGENLSLKEWYLAAANAAGFLTAIAFFDFFIVRPTTKKKLNFNFSPTNFYTYLLIFPMMTGMMFIAEFITSQIPTTGPFFGEYYEFFNRLMEQLTEDPLVMIITAVIMAPVFEEIIFRGIIQKGLINKGVKPWKAILFSSLIFGLVHGNPWQLVGAVLLGCVLGLVYYKTKSLLLPMLLHAFNNLCSSLLITYTKNESFADAFKISEWMILTIGIMLFSLFCYLFIKKYKVHYSEI
- the rdgB gene encoding RdgB/HAM1 family non-canonical purine NTP pyrophosphatase, which codes for MKLDMELLVATHNEHKKEEIQQILGNGFTVKSLTDYNIHEEIVEDGDSFHANALIKAKYCFEKTGIPSLGDDSGLVVESLDGRPGIFSARYAGDHDFAKNISKVLSEMEGVENRTAYFITVLCYYDESGPRYFEGRVYGNLLTENKGFKGFGYDPIFVPDGYGMTFAEMNPEDKNKISHRKKALDLFLDFLKDTE